In Gossypium arboreum isolate Shixiya-1 chromosome 5, ASM2569848v2, whole genome shotgun sequence, a single genomic region encodes these proteins:
- the LOC108460007 gene encoding acidic endochitinase-like: MAIKSAILLAFTTSVILVLVTGIDAGGIAIYWGQNSDEGTLAETCATGNYDFVNLAFLPTFGNGQTPMINLAGHCDPYSNGCTNLSSDIKSCQAQGIKVILSLGGGAGSYFLASSDDARQVAAYLWNNFLGGQSASRPFGDAILDGIDFDIEGGTNQHWDDLAKYLSGYSQQGKKVYLTAAPQCPFPDAWVGGALKTGLFDYVWVQFYNNPQCQCTDGDVTNLEQAWKQWTNDVPATKIFLGLPASPEAAGSGFIPISDLTSQVLPAIKGSAKYGGVMLWSKYYDDQTGYSSAIKNDV; the protein is encoded by the coding sequence ATGGCTATTAAGTCTGCAATATTACTTGCATTTACCACCTCAGTGATTCTGGTGCTAGTTACCGGTATCGATGCCGGTGGCATTGCAATCTACTGGGGTCAGAACAGTGACGAGGGCACATTGGCAGAGACATGTGCAACCGGCAACTATGACTTTGTGAACTTAGCATTCCTTCCAACATTTGGCAATGGCCAGACTCCAATGATCAACCTTGCTGGTCATTGTGATCCTTATAGCAATGGATGCACTAATTTAAGCTCAGACATCAAATCATGTCAAGCACAAGGGATTAAAGTAATACTTTCACTAGGAGGAGGAGCAGGGAGCTATTTCCTTGCCTCATCCGACGATGCCAGACAGGTTGCGGCCTACTTGTGGAACAATTTCTTGGGGGGACAATCGGCCTCTCGACCTTTCGGTGATGCCATTTTGGACGGAATTGATTTTGATATTGAAGGTGGAACGAACCAACATTGGGATGATCTTGCCAAGTATCTCTCCGGGTATAGCCAACAAGGCAAGAAAGTATACTTGACAGCAGCCCCTCAGTGTCCATTCCCTGATGCTTGGGTTGGGGGTGCCCTTAAAACTGGCCTTTTTGACTATGTTTGGGTACAATTCTATAACAACCCTCAATGCCAATGCACAGATGGTGATGTTACAAACCTTGAACAAGCATGGAAGCAATGGACTAACGATGTTCCGGCTACCAAAATTTTCTTAGGACTCCCAGCATCACCTGAGGCAGCTGGTAGCGGATTTATCCCTATATCCGATCTTACTTCTCAAGTACTCCCTGCCATCAAAGGTTCTGCCAAGTATGGAGGCGTGATGCTGTGGTCTAAGTACTATGATGATCAAACTGGATACAGTTCTGCCATTAAAAATGATGTCTAA
- the LOC108458111 gene encoding 3-deoxy-manno-octulosonate cytidylyltransferase, mitochondrial: MAVCSSSSSSSSTGKAWIVHSILAGTAIAVAIGAHAYLGRARKFRTRVVGIIPARYASSRFEGKPLVHILGKPMIQRTWERSKLATTLNHLVVATDDEKIAECCRGFGADVIMTSESCQNGTERCNEALEKLEKKYDIVVNIQGDEPLIEPEIIDGIVKALQAAPDAVFSTAVTSLKPEDAFDPNRVKCVVDNRGYAIYFSRGLIPFNKSAKVNPQFPYMLHLGIQSYDSKFLQIYPKLQPTPLQLEEDLEQLKVLENGYKMKVIKVEHEAHGVDTPEDVEKIESLMRERNLS, encoded by the exons ATGGCAGTCTGCtcgtcttcttcttcttcttcttcaacagGTAAAGCTTGGATAGTTCACAGTATTTTAGCTGGCACAGCAATTGCGGTAGCCATTGGTGCCCATGCCTATCTGGGTCGGGCTAGGAAGTTTCGGACACGGGTCGTGGGAATTATACCCGCCAGATATGCATCTTCTCGGTTCGAAGGCAAGCCTTTGGTTCATATCCTTGGGAAACCCATGATCCAG AGGACATGGGAGAGGTCAAAACTGGCGACCACACTGAACCATCTAG TTGTGGCAACAGATGATGAAAAGATAGCAGAATGCTGTCGAGGATTTGGCGCTGATGTGATCATGACATCAGAGTCTTGTCAAAATG GCACCGAAAGATGTAATGAAGCTCTTGAAAAGCTAGAGAAGAAGTATGACATTGTTGTGAATATTCAGGGAGATGAACCTCTTATTGAACCTGAGATAATAGATGGAATTGTTAAAGCTCTGCAG GCAGCACCAGATGCAGTGTTTAGCACTGCTGTGACTTCTTTGAAACCAGAAGATGCTTTTGATCCAAATAGAGTGAAATGTGTGGTTGATAATCGTGGTTATGCTATTTATTTTTCTAGAGGACTAATACCATTTAACAA ATCTGCGAAAGTCAATCCACAGTTCCCTTACATGCTTCATCTTGGAATTCAG AGCTATGATTCAAAGTTTCTGCAAATATATCCGAAGCTTCAGCCTACACCACTGCAACTAGAAGAGGATCTGGAACAACTTAAGGTCCTTGAGAATGGCTATAAGATGAAG GTGATAAAGGTTGAGCATGAGGCTCATGGAGTTGACACACCTGAAGATGTGGAGAAGATTGAATCATTAATGCGTGAGAGAAACCTGTCTTAA
- the LOC128293041 gene encoding receptor-like protein EIX2, whose amino-acid sequence MVEPPPSKPAVGGEEDCDEFMKWFYTGMGLGFAVGFWGFCSVVLFKRSWRHSYYRYLDNAKDWVYVSFVLLKARLVRRTKALPTSCTRSD is encoded by the exons ATGGTGGAACCACCTCCTAGCAAACCTGCAGTAGGAGGTGAAGAAGATTGTGATGAGTTCATGAAATGGTTTTACACTGGCATGGGACTTGGATTTGCTGTGGGTTTCTGGGGGTTTTGCAGTGTTGTGCTCTTCAAGCGTTCATGGAGGCATTCATATTATCGTTACCTGGATAATGCAAAGGATTGGGTTTATGTTTCATTTGTTCTGCTGAAAGCAAGGTTAGTGAGGAGAACCAAAGCTCTTCCAACAAGTTGCACAAG GTCTGATTAG
- the LOC108458787 gene encoding receptor-like protein EIX2: protein MNAHIPFKLGLYKEAFPQLLAFRITTTKHNLICSCFIFHDYYVKYEEKCTDASQCNESERKALLEFKHSLQAMDFLGDDALSSWISEECCLWDGVYCSSFTGYVEMLDFGYQSLVVAGTVSPSLLKLHHLTSLNFSSNDFNGSLIPEFFGSLKNLILLDLSNANFRGPIPSLLGNLSMLETLRLGGNSRVFNVGKLEWLSHLSRLKEVDLSFTNLSNANDWSQIINHLPLLQKLNLRDCDLPSISSSSVSLTNSSTSLNTLDLSDNNLPSSAIYPWLFNVSSNLVSLDLSSNQLKGPIPDAFGNMMAIQELYLSDNLFILAENQVRGDSGLNEIGNLPDFRVLDLGYNLLNGSISKSIGQLSNLQVLRLAGNSFDGDVISEAHFSNFPNLQELDLSYTSLTLKFNTGWIPPFQLSQIKLCSCKLGPRFPDWLRTQMDFLLVLEYLDISASGISDSLPYWFWDSLHGLNFINMSFNQISGTFLNKSIAVRHLDLSSNNFSGPLPSFSSIFMESINLSKNKFTGSVSRICNITAELLELLDLSNNLFSGLVPDCFKRLWSLTALNLADNSFAGSLPSSLGFLTPLEMLSLRGNKFSGELPSSLQNCTKLKFLDLSDNELSGEVPMWIGQRLSRLVFLSLQRNQFRGRIPHRLCGLKYLQILDLSVNKISDTIPPCINNFTSMAEKVSLDRRIEHHLSDEGIFVSFTRLRYVDEALFTWKGTKQRYPQLGLLLAIDLSCNQLTGEIPKELNRLQELVALNLSRNLFTGKILQKIGHLRQLEHSTTEL from the exons ATGAATGCTCATATTCCATTCAAGTTGGGTCTTTATAAAGAGGCCTTTCCTCAGCTATTAGCATTCAGAATTACAACAACAAAACACAATCTCATTTGCTCTTGCTTCATATTTCATGATTACTATGTCAAGTATGAG GAGAAATGCACCGATGCTAGCCAGTGCAACGAGAGTGAGAGAAAAGCGCTACTTGAATTTAAGCACAGCCTTCAAGCTATGGATTTTTTAGGCGACGACGCCCTTTCTTCATGGATAAGTGAGGAGTGCTGTCTTTGGGATGGCGTTTATTGCAGCAGCTTTACAGGATACGTTGAAATGCTCGATTTTGGCTACCAATCCCTGGTTGTAGCAGGTACAGTTAGCCCTTCACTGCTTAAACTACATCATTTGACTTCTTTAAATTTCAGCAGTAATGATTTTAATGGAAGTCTCATCCCAGAGTTTTTTGGTTCTTTGAAAAATTTGATATTACTGGATCTCTCTAATGCTAATTTTAGAGGTCCAATTCCTTCTCTACTTGGAAATCTTTCAATGTTGGAGACTCTTAGATTGGGTGGCAATAGTAGAGTTTTCAATGTTGGAAAACTTGAGTGGCTTTCCCATCTTTCTCGTTTGAAAGAGGTTGATCTCAGTTTCACTAACCTGAGCAATGCCAATGATTGGTCCCAAATCATTAACCATCTTCCTTTGCTTCAAAAACTAAATCTGAGAGATTGTGATCTTCCAAGCATCTCATCTTCTTCTGTTTCCCTTACCAACTCTTCAACATCTCTCAACACTCTCGATCTCTCTGATAATAATCTCCCTTCTTCTGCCATATATCCATGGTTGTTTAATGTTAGCAGCAACCTTGTTTCTCTTGACCTCTCAAGTAACCAGTTGAAAGGTCCAATTCCAGATGCTTTCGGGAACATGATGGCTATTCAAGAACTTTATCTGAGTGATAATCTTTTTATATTAGCAGAAAATCAAGTTAGGGGCGATTCTGGGTTGAATGAAATCGGAAATCTACCAGATTTTAGGGTTCTAGATCTTGGGTACAACCTTTTAAATGGATCCATAAGCAAAAGCATTGGACAACTTTCCAACCTGCAAGTCTTGCGGCTTGCAGGGAATTCTTTTGATGGTGATGTGATTTCCGAAGCTCATTTCTCAAATTTTCCGAATTTACAGGAGTTGGATTTATCGTACACTTCTTTGACTTTAAAATTCAACACCGGATGGATTCCTCCTTTTCAATTGAGTCAAATAAAGCTTTGCTCTTGCAAGTTAGGGCCACGTTTCCCAGATTGGCTTCGGACTCAAATGGACTTCCTACTGGTTTTGGAATACCTTGATATTTCTGCTTCAGGAATTTCGGATTCTCTTCCCTACTGGTTTTGGGACTCATTACATGGATTAAATTTCATAAACATGTCTTTCAATCAAATCAGTGGTACTTTTCTAAATAAATCTATCGCCGTAAGACATCTAGATCTAAGCTCTAATAATTTCTCAGGACCATTGCCAAGTTTTTCTTCAATCTTCATGGAGAGCATTAACCTTTCGAAAAACAAGTTTACTGGTTCAGTATCTCGAATTTGCAATATTACAGCCGAACTTTTGGAATTGCTTGATCTCTCAAATAATCTATTTTCTGGACTGGTTCCTGATTGTTTTAAAAGATTATGGTCTTTAACAGCTTTGAATTTGGCTGATAATAGTTTCGCAGGCTCACTTCCAAGCTCCTTAGGATTTCTGACTCCTCTTGAAATGCTCAGTTTACGTGGTAATAAATTCTCTGGAGAATTACCTTCATCTTTACAGAATTGTACCAAGTTAAAATTTTTGGACTTGAGTGATAATGAATTGTCAGGAGAAGTACCTATGTGGATCGGCCAAAGGCTTTCACGGTTAGTTTTTCTTAGCCTTCAAAGGAACCAATTCAGGGGAAGGATTCCCCATCGACTTTGTGGATTGAAATATTTACAAATCTTGGACCTCTCTGTAAATAAAATCTCTGATACCATACCACCATGCATCAATAATTTCACTTCCATGGCAGAAAAAGTGAGTTTAGATCGAAGGATTGAACATCACCTCTCAGATGAAGGGATTTTTGTATCCTTCACTCGGCTTAGGTATGTTGACGAGGCATTGTTTACATGGAAGGGAACAAAGCAACGCTATCCACAACTTGGACTGCTACTAGCCATTGATCTCTCTTGTAACCAATTAACAGGAGAGATTCCTAAAGAATTAAATCGTCTTCAAGAACTGGTTGCATTGAACTTGTCAAGAAACCTTTTTACCGGAAAAATTCTTCAAAAGATTGGGCATCTAAGACAACTAGAG CACTCAACTACAGAGCTTTGA